The Juglans regia cultivar Chandler chromosome 11, Walnut 2.0, whole genome shotgun sequence genome contains the following window.
GGCGTGAAATTGTGACATATTTCTCATACCCAATTAGGACCAGAGACTATTCGAGGTGGCCGGACAAGCCAGAAGGGTGGAGAAAAGTGACGGAGGAGTACAGTGACAAATTGATGGGACTGGCATGCAAGCTGTTGGAAGTTCTATCGGAGGCGATGGGATTAGAGAAGGAAGCATTGACCAAGGCTTGCGTGGATATGGACCAAAAGGTTGTGGTTAATTACTATCCAAAATGTCCACAGCCAGACCTCACATTGGGGCTAAAGCGCCACACAGATCCGGGCACCATCACTCTGTTGCTGCAGGACCAGGTGGGTGGGCTTCAGGCCACCAGGGATGGCGGCAAGACCTGGATCACTGTTCAGCCCGTTGAAGGAGCTTTCGTCGTCAATCTTGGAGACCATGGTCATGTAAGTGatgaaagaattatatatatatatatatatatatatatcattactagATAAAAGTCGATTGCAAAAGGATTAGTGCGAGAAACTAAAAGTCCATGTGAAGAAATCttaagaaaattaaaggaaaaagaacaaaatcttGCTTGATTATAATAGAGGAATACAAATTTTGTTGAGATTATGCTTAGAAACTATGCAACTGCATTGTTGCTGCTAATTTATGATGCTTAATTGAGATATTTAGTGTGCAATATaattaggagaaaaaaatgtattatattaaataattataaacagCAATAATGAATTGTTTCAAACCAATCATGCCATTGAATTTTACTGTTTTTGTTCATTAATGCAACATTCAAGAAACGAAGAAACTGGGAGATAGTCCCAAGCACCTACCAGTAAACTCCTTTCATGAGCCACCTACCAGTAAACCTTGTTAAAGCTTTGATATATATTGATTGGCCCTGCCTTCAATGGATGAAATAAGTCCATATGCATTCTCCATTGCAGTGATATTATATTCACCCTTAATAtatgtgggaaaaaaaaaaaaaaaaactggaaggATATGAAGTACTTGATCTTGTGGCTGCTATGGAAGTGCATGCATATAGATTTTCTCCTAAAATTTTTCCATATAAGAAATTGATTGAATTTCACTTGTATTTTTTATGAGCAGTATCTGAGTAACGGGAGGTTCAAGAACGCTGATCACCAAGCAGTGGTGAACTCAAACTACAGTCGATTGTCCATAGCCACATTCCAGAACCCAGCACCAGATGCAACAGTTTACCCTCTGAAGATCAGAGAAGGAGAGAAGCCAGTTCTGGAGCCCATGACTTTTGCAGAAATGTACAGGAGGAAGATGAGCAAGGACCTTGAGCTAGCCAGGCTAAAGAAGCTAGCCAAGGAGCAGCAGCAGCAATTGCAGGATTCAGAGAAAGCCAAGTTGGAGGCCAAGCCTATTGAGGAGATCTTTGCTTAAAAGAGCAGTACTGCAGAGTGCAGGCAgctctttttatatattatgcctATGTGCATCTTTCTTTGCCTTTAAAATGTCTGATTGGTTGTGTCACGCTGCAGTAGTACTTTTGAACCCTCGACGACTTGTAGCCTTTGATGTTCTCCCATTATCAAACAgctaatatatgaaaataagttgTCCCACGTCCTACTTATAAATGtgagttttttatataatatattttacatatttttttcaatgctttgcttatattttatacatattataaaacaataatGATGTAATAATCTGACCgcatttatatttaagattaataatatacttaatagagaaaaaatattttcaactgctgcgtaatcgttttgaaaaaaatgcataaaacataggatctacatgaaaaaaattaattttataatagtggaccctattctttttcttcaaagcgattacgcgatgTTTATGCACTTCacagttgtatgtagaattactctacttaataataattaaaatatgaattgtCAAAGTTTAATTAATATGCAAAATGTAATTATATAAAGTATGAGATACTTAGTGGGCTTAAAATGTAACTATATTGGGCTTAAAAAATTGGCTCTAGACTGATCTGTGCCAACCCACCCTTCTAACATTCTTGATGCTGAAAATTCTAGGATAGGAGTATCGAATCATCCATATTTCTCGATAAAGGCCGACTAGAGTACTGGGTCAGTATTTGTAAGCCCAATATCAACCCACACAACGGCCCATTGAGGAAATTGCAAGATCAATTCACAGTCTAGATCTCGTTAAATGCAACTAAAGAAACCAAAGGCAACTTGTGTTTTTGACAATTATC
Protein-coding sequences here:
- the LOC108997708 gene encoding naringenin,2-oxoglutarate 3-dioxygenase, yielding MAPTTLTALAGEKTLQASFVRDEDERPKVAYNQFSTEIPIISLAGIDEVHGRRTEICQKIVEACEDWGIFQVVDHGVDASLISDMTRLARDFFAMPPEEKLRFDMSGGKKGGFIVSSHLQGEAVQDWREIVTYFSYPIRTRDYSRWPDKPEGWRKVTEEYSDKLMGLACKLLEVLSEAMGLEKEALTKACVDMDQKVVVNYYPKCPQPDLTLGLKRHTDPGTITLLLQDQVGGLQATRDGGKTWITVQPVEGAFVVNLGDHGHYLSNGRFKNADHQAVVNSNYSRLSIATFQNPAPDATVYPLKIREGEKPVLEPMTFAEMYRRKMSKDLELARLKKLAKEQQQQLQDSEKAKLEAKPIEEIFA